One part of the Mariniblastus fucicola genome encodes these proteins:
- a CDS encoding glycosyltransferase family 4 protein: MHALLISEYGALNGGEFSFLAALPKLQDAGFEFTAALPREFDFAALLTKNNVRVKHFSFHMADKTRKPQQLIRVELAHLIRDLAPDIVHANSLAAGRILGPVTAKLNTIGLGYLRDIIKLSRKATDDVSQLDQIVAVSHATADFHVAAGMPAERIEVIHNGVDLQRFRPDWIDGTKRANSDRKVCLCIGQIGRRKGVDLTLRTLAAAFQHAPKSEVWIVGERHSQKQEAVEYEQELHRFAEENFEPGSVKWLGRRTDIPELMRRADVLIHAARQEPLGRVLLESAASGLPIVTTDIGGTPEILQGMHELMFPPAEFERAAPTIVELLSKDDRRVEVSKALRQIAEQNFSAERAGDDLARCYRHAVGLSAS, encoded by the coding sequence ATGCACGCACTGCTAATTAGCGAATACGGGGCACTCAACGGTGGCGAGTTCTCTTTTCTTGCCGCGCTTCCGAAACTGCAAGATGCCGGATTTGAATTCACGGCGGCACTGCCGCGCGAGTTTGATTTCGCTGCGTTGCTAACAAAAAACAACGTTCGCGTAAAACATTTTTCGTTTCACATGGCGGACAAAACACGCAAGCCTCAACAACTAATACGTGTTGAACTTGCGCATTTGATCCGTGACCTTGCCCCGGACATCGTTCACGCCAACAGTCTGGCTGCGGGACGCATTCTTGGCCCCGTCACAGCCAAACTGAACACGATAGGGTTGGGCTACCTCCGCGACATCATCAAGCTCAGCCGAAAGGCAACCGACGACGTCAGCCAGCTCGATCAGATCGTCGCCGTTTCCCATGCCACCGCGGACTTCCATGTTGCCGCTGGAATGCCGGCTGAACGAATTGAGGTTATCCACAACGGCGTCGACTTGCAGCGATTTCGTCCCGACTGGATTGACGGCACGAAGCGTGCAAACTCCGACAGGAAAGTCTGCTTGTGCATCGGACAGATTGGACGGCGGAAAGGCGTCGACCTAACGTTGAGAACGCTGGCCGCTGCATTCCAACACGCTCCCAAATCCGAAGTTTGGATCGTTGGGGAACGGCATTCGCAAAAACAGGAAGCCGTCGAGTACGAGCAAGAACTGCATCGATTCGCGGAAGAAAATTTTGAGCCGGGCTCCGTCAAATGGCTTGGCCGACGTACGGACATTCCCGAGTTAATGAGACGAGCCGACGTTCTCATTCATGCCGCCCGACAGGAACCTTTGGGGCGAGTGTTGCTTGAATCAGCAGCCAGTGGACTTCCAATCGTGACGACCGATATTGGTGGAACGCCGGAGATTCTTCAGGGAATGCACGAACTGATGTTTCCGCCAGCCGAATTTGAACGCGCGGCACCAACGATCGTCGAACTGCTTTCGAAGGACGATCGACGAGTTGAAGTTTCAAAAGCACTTCGACAGATCGCCGAGCAAAACTTTTCGGCCGAGCGAGCAGGCGACGATCTCGCTCGGTGCTACCGACATGCAGTTGGGCTATCGGCGAGTTAG
- the sufD gene encoding Fe-S cluster assembly protein SufD codes for MTTITENKMVAFNEEGFRQLLGSLNEPAWLTELRESAWKTFNELPWPNNRDEEWMRTDIRMFKLEKFALKEGSSTEGLPKLVLSEGVDLAGSVSSIDGYPAAATELAQEYKDKGVIFGTIADCIEEHGDLIKKYLFQSVDPAFDRFSALHAAMFSGGVFLYVPRNVILDKPVHVSSQITEGGSDLRHTLIVLEEGAEATVLAESNSAADTNGMHCGGIELFVADRANLRYVNLQDWGQKVWHFAHQKGVVGRDSNLQWTVGALGSRLAKVNQHVALRGDRANVQVNGAMFTENKQHLSYHTLQHHEKPACTSDFLYKAALQDSSRTVWRGMIKVDVDAQQTDGYQRNDNLLLSDKARADSIPGLEIEADDVACTHGSTSGRVDEELIFYAQCRGYTRKEAIRAVVTGFFQQVFDRITIESVREALALAIARRVRDYE; via the coding sequence ATGACAACGATTACTGAAAACAAGATGGTCGCGTTCAACGAAGAAGGATTTCGCCAGCTCCTTGGCTCACTCAACGAGCCTGCCTGGCTAACAGAACTTCGTGAATCTGCCTGGAAAACTTTCAACGAACTTCCATGGCCGAACAACCGCGACGAAGAATGGATGCGAACTGACATCCGCATGTTCAAGTTGGAAAAATTCGCTCTTAAAGAGGGATCTTCTACCGAAGGACTTCCGAAACTTGTCCTTAGTGAAGGTGTCGATCTTGCCGGCAGCGTCAGCTCAATCGATGGCTATCCTGCGGCGGCAACCGAACTGGCTCAGGAGTACAAAGATAAGGGCGTCATCTTTGGAACGATCGCAGATTGCATCGAAGAACACGGCGACCTGATCAAGAAGTATTTGTTCCAGTCAGTCGATCCGGCGTTCGATCGTTTTTCCGCTCTGCACGCCGCCATGTTTTCAGGAGGAGTCTTCCTCTACGTTCCACGGAATGTGATCCTCGACAAACCAGTTCACGTCAGCTCGCAAATCACCGAAGGTGGCAGCGACCTGCGCCACACGCTGATCGTTCTTGAAGAGGGCGCCGAAGCCACGGTTCTTGCAGAATCAAACAGCGCCGCCGACACCAACGGAATGCACTGCGGCGGCATCGAACTGTTCGTTGCTGATCGTGCGAATCTTCGCTACGTGAACTTGCAGGATTGGGGTCAGAAAGTCTGGCACTTCGCTCACCAAAAAGGCGTCGTCGGCCGTGACTCAAACCTTCAATGGACTGTTGGAGCTCTCGGATCTCGCTTGGCAAAAGTGAATCAACACGTGGCACTTCGTGGCGATCGAGCGAACGTTCAAGTCAACGGTGCGATGTTCACCGAGAACAAGCAGCACCTCAGCTACCACACACTTCAGCATCACGAAAAGCCCGCTTGCACGAGCGACTTTCTTTACAAAGCTGCCCTTCAGGATTCGTCGCGAACTGTCTGGCGCGGGATGATCAAAGTCGACGTCGACGCCCAGCAAACCGACGGCTACCAGCGCAACGACAACCTGTTGCTTTCTGACAAAGCACGCGCCGATTCAATTCCGGGCCTCGAGATCGAAGCCGATGACGTGGCTTGTACACACGGTTCGACATCGGGAAGAGTCGATGAAGAGTTGATCTTCTACGCTCAGTGCCGTGGTTACACTCGCAAGGAAGCTATCCGTGCAGTTGTGACCGGGTTCTTTCAGCAGGTGTTCGATCGCATCACCATCGAGAGCGTTCGTGAGGCGCTTGCATTGGCCATCGCTCGTCGCGTCCGCGACTACGAATAG
- the sufB gene encoding Fe-S cluster assembly protein SufB, translating into MATDITQSSSDAESDELRGTDIQKYDFKTKTTAVFKARKGIDEEIVNQISDIKEEPDWMRKFRLDSLKIFNDKPMPEWGGDIDLDFQDIFYYLKPTNEQGKSWDDVPEEIKDTFEKLGIPEAERKYLAGVKAQFESEVVYGSLQKDLADKGVIFTDTDTAVREHPELLREYFGTIIPPEDNKFAALNSAVWSGGSFIYIPKGVKIDFPLQAYFRINEENMGQFERTLIIVDEGAQVHYVEGCTAPMYTSESLHSAVVEVMVKKNARCRYTTIQNWANNIYNLVTKRAMAYQDAVMEWVDGNLGSKLTMKYPAVHMMEPGARGEILSIAFSSAGQHQDAGAKLVHSAPNTTGTIVSKSISKNGGRAGYRGLARIDKGAIGSKCSVVCDALILDPESRSDTYPYIEIMEQDVSVGHEASVSRIGEEQLFYLMSRGLSETEASTMIVNGFIEPLVKELPMEYAVEMNRLIQLQMEGSVG; encoded by the coding sequence ACACAATCATCTTCTGACGCCGAATCCGATGAGCTTCGCGGTACGGACATCCAGAAATACGACTTTAAGACAAAAACGACTGCTGTCTTCAAAGCTCGTAAAGGTATTGATGAAGAGATCGTCAATCAGATCTCGGATATCAAGGAAGAGCCGGATTGGATGCGCAAGTTCCGTCTGGACTCATTGAAGATCTTTAACGACAAGCCAATGCCCGAGTGGGGCGGCGATATCGATCTCGATTTCCAGGATATCTTCTACTACCTCAAGCCCACCAACGAGCAGGGCAAGTCGTGGGATGATGTTCCAGAAGAAATCAAAGACACTTTCGAAAAACTGGGCATCCCGGAAGCCGAGCGTAAATACCTGGCCGGCGTGAAGGCGCAGTTCGAATCGGAAGTGGTGTACGGATCGCTTCAAAAAGACCTCGCTGACAAGGGTGTGATCTTTACGGACACCGATACGGCGGTTCGTGAGCATCCTGAGTTGCTTCGTGAGTACTTCGGCACAATCATTCCTCCGGAAGACAACAAGTTCGCGGCTCTCAACAGTGCCGTTTGGTCAGGCGGATCGTTCATTTACATCCCTAAAGGTGTGAAGATCGATTTCCCGTTGCAGGCTTACTTCCGCATCAACGAAGAAAACATGGGTCAGTTCGAAAGAACGCTGATCATCGTCGACGAAGGCGCTCAGGTTCACTACGTCGAAGGTTGCACTGCTCCGATGTACACCAGCGAATCGCTGCACAGTGCGGTCGTTGAGGTCATGGTCAAGAAGAACGCTCGTTGCCGTTACACGACGATTCAGAACTGGGCCAACAACATCTACAACCTCGTCACCAAGCGTGCGATGGCGTATCAGGATGCGGTCATGGAATGGGTCGATGGAAACCTCGGTTCAAAACTCACCATGAAGTACCCAGCGGTTCACATGATGGAACCTGGTGCTCGCGGCGAGATTCTTTCGATTGCGTTTTCAAGTGCCGGACAACATCAAGATGCCGGTGCGAAGCTGGTTCACTCGGCTCCGAACACGACAGGAACAATTGTTTCCAAGTCGATTTCCAAAAACGGTGGCCGCGCTGGCTACCGCGGTTTGGCTCGCATCGACAAAGGAGCCATCGGCAGCAAATGTAGCGTCGTGTGCGATGCGTTGATTCTGGACCCGGAAAGCCGCAGCGACACGTATCCCTACATTGAGATCATGGAGCAGGACGTCTCGGTAGGCCACGAAGCCAGCGTTTCGCGAATCGGCGAAGAACAGCTTTTCTACCTGATGAGCCGTGGGCTTTCTGAAACAGAAGCCAGCACAATGATCGTCAACGGGTTTATTGAGCCGTTGGTCAAAGAGCTTCCGATGGAGTATGCGGTCGAAATGAATCGCCTGATACAATTGCAGATGGAAGGCTCCGTCGGCTAG